A window of Tautonia plasticadhaerens contains these coding sequences:
- a CDS encoding tetratricopeptide repeat protein, producing the protein MPDRRSAIRLLVPLVLPLCGITRFGLADESTARPPVTVTGACVPRPPVVIPYAPRVVLLPSTGGLVPYAPPIFVTPGRGGPWVTIPPAFPAPPVVPLPIGASPVLFPFPAAPIPGDPGQGGGIPAERPRAGDGPDPRDAGRAAELLTFGDRNFRAADLRRADRRYRQAMRAAPLSAPPRARLAQVAFVRGEYREAADRLREAIAADPRWLLRARDVQALHAEPADFHDALASLEAHLQAEPDDRDAWLVLGTQLLLSDRIDRAADVVLRLDDRRSDALLAALREASGVDR; encoded by the coding sequence TTGCCCGACCGACGATCCGCCATCCGACTGCTCGTCCCGCTGGTCCTGCCGCTTTGCGGGATCACACGGTTTGGGCTCGCCGACGAATCCACCGCGAGGCCGCCAGTCACCGTCACGGGCGCGTGCGTCCCGAGGCCGCCGGTGGTGATCCCCTACGCGCCGCGGGTCGTGCTGCTCCCCTCAACGGGCGGCCTCGTCCCCTACGCCCCCCCCATCTTCGTCACCCCGGGCCGCGGCGGACCATGGGTCACGATCCCCCCGGCGTTCCCTGCGCCGCCGGTCGTCCCCTTGCCGATCGGGGCGTCGCCGGTCCTGTTCCCCTTCCCAGCAGCCCCGATCCCGGGGGACCCGGGGCAGGGGGGGGGGATCCCGGCCGAGCGGCCCCGAGCCGGAGATGGCCCTGATCCCAGGGATGCGGGGCGGGCCGCCGAGTTGCTGACCTTCGGTGACCGGAACTTTCGGGCCGCCGACCTGCGTCGCGCCGACCGTCGCTATCGTCAGGCGATGCGCGCCGCCCCGCTCTCGGCCCCCCCGAGGGCCCGCCTCGCCCAGGTCGCCTTCGTCCGGGGCGAGTACCGGGAGGCCGCCGACCGACTCCGGGAGGCGATCGCCGCGGATCCCCGATGGCTGCTCCGCGCCCGCGACGTCCAGGCCCTCCACGCCGAACCGGCCGACTTCCACGACGCCCTCGCCTCCCTGGAGGCCCACCTCCAGGCCGAGCCCGACGACCGCGACGCCTGGCTCGTCCTCGGCACCCAATTGCTCCTGTCCGACCGGATTGACCGGGCCGCCGACGTAGTGCTCCGCCTCGACGACCGCCGGTCCGACGCCTTGCTGGCCGCGCTCCGGGAGGCCAGCGGCGTCGATCGCTGA